Below is a window of Enterococcus gilvus ATCC BAA-350 DNA.
AGATGCATGCCCGTTTACGAATCTACTAAAATAGACTCGTAAACCTGACAATTAAAATGCTACGATTTCTTTTACTTTTGCTTCAATATCTGCTGCGTTCGGCAACCAGATACCTTCTGCTTGTCCAAATGGGAAAATCGTATCTGGAGCAGAAACACGTCCGATTGGCGCTTCCAATGAAAGAATCGCACGTTCAGAAATTTCTGAGATTACTTGTGCAGAGACACCTGCTTGTTTTTGTGCTTCTTGGACAACGACTACACGTCCTGTTTTTTCAACAGATTTGATGATCGTATCTACATCAAGCGGCGCTACAGTACGTAGGTCAATAATTTCTGCATTGATGTTTTCTTTTGCCAAGTTGTCTGCTGCTTTGATCGCTTCACGGACCATCGCACCATAGGTAATGATCGAAACATCCGAGCCTTCTTTTGTAACGGCAGCTTTATCCAATGGTACTTCGTAAATTCCTTCTGGTACTTCTTCACGGAATGAACGGTACAATTTCATGTGTTCTAAGAATACAACTGGGTCATTGTTGCGAATTGATGCAATCAACAAACCTTTTGCATCGTAAGGATTTGAAGGAATCACCACGCGTAAGCCTGGAGATTGAGCCATCAAGCCTTCTAAGTTGTCTGAGTGAAGTTCTGGTGTATGAACACCACCACCAAACGGTGCGCGGATCGTTACTGGTAAATTCCGTGTATTTCCCATACGGTAACGTGTACGAGCCATTTGTCCGACGATCTCATCCATCGCTTCAAAGACGAATCCAAAGAATTGGATTTCTGGAACTGGACGGAAGCCTTGTAAAGCAAGTCCGAAAGCCAAACCG
It encodes the following:
- a CDS encoding alpha-ketoacid dehydrogenase subunit beta; protein product: MAQKTMIQAITDALALMLEKDKEVLIFGEDVGKNGGVFRATEGLQEKFGEDQVFDTPLAESGIGGLAFGLALQGFRPVPEIQFFGFVFEAMDEIVGQMARTRYRMGNTRNLPVTIRAPFGGGVHTPELHSDNLEGLMAQSPGLRVVIPSNPYDAKGLLIASIRNNDPVVFLEHMKLYRSFREEVPEGIYEVPLDKAAVTKEGSDVSIITYGAMVREAIKAADNLAKENINAEIIDLRTVAPLDVDTIIKSVEKTGRVVVVQEAQKQAGVSAQVISEISERAILSLEAPIGRVSAPDTIFPFGQAEGIWLPNAADIEAKVKEIVAF